One Ranitomeya imitator isolate aRanImi1 chromosome 1, aRanImi1.pri, whole genome shotgun sequence DNA window includes the following coding sequences:
- the SLC25A44 gene encoding solute carrier family 25 member 44: MEDKRNIQIIEWEHLDKKKFYVFGVCMTMMIRVSVYPFTLIRTRLQVQKGKSLYNGTFDAFVKILRSEGAAGLYRGFLVNTFTLISGQCYVTTYELTRKYVSQYSSSNTVKSLVAGGSASLVAQSITVPIDVISQHLMMQRVGESMGRFRVRANDRKQAVMFGQTKDIILQIFKADGLKGFYRGYVASLLTYIPNSAVWWPFYHFYAEQLSRLTPQDCPHLLLQAISGPLAAATASTITNPMDVIRARVQVEGKSSIINTFRQLMVEEGPWGLTKGLSARIISSTPSTIVIVVGYETLKKLSLRPELVDSRHW; the protein is encoded by the exons ATGGAGGACAAGAGGAACATCCAGATCATAGAGTGGGAGCATCTGGACAAGAAGAAGTTCTATGTGTTTGGGGTGTGTATGACCATGATGATCCGGGTCAGCGTTTACCCCTTCACTCTGATCCGGACGCGGCTTCAGGTCCAGAAGGGGAAGAGTCTGTACAACGGAACGTTTGATGCCTTTGTGAAGATCCTGCGGTCAGAGGGCGCTGCCGGACTTTACCGCGGATTCCTGGTGAATACCTTCACGCTGATCTCCGGCCAGTGCTACGTCACCACCTACGAACTGACCCGCAAATACGTCTCTCAGTACAGCAGCAGCAACACGGTGAAGTCGCTGGTGGCAGGAGGCTCTGCGTCGCTGGTGGCTCAGAGCATTACTGTACCCATTGATGTCATTTCCCAGCACCTCATGATGCAGCGGGTGGGTGAGAGTATGGGCCGATTCCGCGTACGAGCCAACGACCGGAAACAAGCCGTTATGTTCGGACAGACCAAGGACATCATCCTTCAAATCTTCAAGGCTGATGGTCTGAAGGGCTTCTACCGGGGATATGTGGCCTCACTGCTCACCTACATCCCCAACAGCGCCGTCTGGTGGCCGTTCTATCACTTCTACGCAG AACAACTGTCCCGCTTGACGCCCCAGGATTGCCCTCATCTCTTGCTTCAAGCCATCTCCGGCCCACTGGCTGCAGCCACAGCATCGACCATCACCAACCCGATGGACGTCATAAGAGCCCGGGTGCAG GTGGAAGGGAAAAGCTCAATTATTAACACGTTTCGGCAGCTCATGGTTGAGGAGGGACCCTGGGGTCTGACTAAAGGCCTTTCTGCTCGGATTATCTCATCCACCCCCTCCACCATTGTTATAGTGGTGGGCTATGAGACTCTGAAGAAGCTGAGCCTCCGCCCGGAGCTGGTGGACTCCAGACACTGGTGA